Genomic DNA from Paracoccus sp. MBLB3053:
GCCGGTGCCGCGAAAACCCGTCGCGGGCTGCGCCCCGAGGGCCGCGCCCCGATCCGCGAGGGCGTCGAGATCTTCGCAGGAACCGAGGGCGGCGAGGCCGTCGGCAAGGTCTGCTCGGGTGGCTTCGGCCCCTCGGTCGGCGGGCCCATCGCCATGGCGATCCTGCCTTTGGAACTGGCGGAGGGCGCGACCGTTTACGCAGAGCTTCGCGGCAAGCGTCTGCCCGTCCTGCTGACCCCCATTCCCTTCCACAAACCGAGCTACAAGCGCTGAGAGGCCAGGCATGCTGAAATACACCGAAGACCACGAGTGGCTGAAACAGGATGGCGACGAGATCATCGTCGGCATCACCGCCTATGCGACCGAGCAACTGGGCGACGTCGTCTTCATCGAACTGCCGGAAGTCGGCCGCGAGGTCGATGCCGGCGAAGAAATCGTCGTGATCGAATCGGTCAAGGCCGCCTCGGACATCGTGGCCCCGGTCGCCGGCACCATCACCGCCGTGAACGAGGCGCTGCCCGACACGCCCGGCGCGGTGAACGAGGATGCCCTGGGCACCTGGTTCTTCCGCATCAAGCCCGCATCCATGGACCTCGACGGCTTCATGGACGAGGCCGCCTATAACGAGATGATCGGCTGAGCCGGTTGCGCCGGGCCGACCGGCCCGGCCACGCGGGGGCAACCTGCCCCCGTTTCCCAAAGCACAATCTTTCACGAGTGACGCCGCGCGTGCGGCATCAAGCGATCTGACTGGAAGGCGCACATGGCCCCCTGGACCCCGACCACCTATAACCCCGACGATTTCGCCAACCGGCGTCATATCGGCCCGTCTCCGGCCGAGATGGAGGCCATGCTGAAGGTCGTTGGCGCAAACACGCTCGAAACCCTGATCGAACAGACCGTGCCCGCCAGCATCCGCCAGGAAAAGCCGCTGGATTGGCCGGCTTTGTCCGAGGCCGCTCTGCTGCAGCGCATGCGAGAGGTGGCCGAACGCAACCGCGTCATGACCAGCCTGATCGGGCAGGGCTATTACGGCACCGTCACCCCCCCGGCCATCCAGCGCAATATCCTTGAAAACCCGGCATGGTACACGGCCTACACCCCTTACCAGCCCGAGATCGCGCAGGGCCGGCTCGAGGCGTTGCTGAATTACCAGACCATGGTTTCGGACCTCACGGGCCTGCCGGTTGCCAACGCCTCGCTTCTGGACGAGGCGACCGCCGCCGCCGAGGCAATGGCCATGGCGCAACGCGTCGCCAGGTCGAAGTCGAAAGTTTTCTTCGTCAGCGAGAACCTGCATCCGCAGACCATCTCGGTGATCGAGACCCGCGCCGAACCACTGGGCATCGAGATTGTCCGCGGTGCGCCCGAGGAACTGGACCCGACAACCGTCTTCGGCGCGATCTTCCAGTATCCCGGCACTTTCGGCCATATTCGCGACCTGACCGAGGAATGCGCGGCGCTGCATGCCGCTGGTGCCGTTGCCATCGTCGCGACCGATCTGCTGGCCCTTTGCGTCCTGAAAGAGCCGGGCGCGATGGGCGCTGACATCGCCGTGGGCTCGGCCCAGCGTTTCGGCGTGCCGATGGGCTATGGCGGTCCGCATGCAGGCTTCATGTCCTGCCGCGACGAAATGAAGCGCGCCATGCCGGGCCGCATTGTCGGCGTCTCGATCGACGCCAAGGGCAACAAGGCCTATCGCCTGTCGCTGCAGACCCGCGAGCAGCATATCCGCCGCGAGAAAGCGACCTCGAACGTCTGCACCGCCCAGGCGCTGCTGGCGGTCATGGCCAGCTTCTATGCCGTCTTCCACGGCCCGGTCGGGCTGAAGGCGATCGCGCAGCGCGTCCATCTGAACGCGGTGACGCTTGCCAATGCGCTGCGCGCCGCCGGGGCCGAGGTCGAGCCCGAGGCCTTCTTCGACACCGTCACCGTGCGCGTCGGCGTCGGCCAGCAGGGCATCATGGCCGCCGCCCGCCATCGAGGTATCAACCTGCGCAAGGTCGGTCGTGACCGGGTCGGCATCTCGGTCGACGAGACCACGGATGCGGGCGTCATCGCGCGGGTTCTGGACGCTTTCGGCGTCACCGATGCTGCCGAGGCCGCGAGCGCTCCGGCGATCCCGGAAGCCTTGATCCGCGAAAGCGACTACCTGACCCATCCCGTGTTCCACATGAACCGGGCCGAGTCGGAAATGATGCGCTACATGCGCCGCCTGTCGGATCGCGACCTGGCGCTGGACCGTGCGATGATCCCGCTGGGGTCCTGCACGATGAAGCTGAACGCCGCCGCCGAGATGATGCCGATCACCTGGCCGGAATTCGGCGCGCTGCACCCGTTTGCCCCCGAGGACCAGGCCGCCGGCTATCACGAGGTCTTTGCCGACCTGACCGCGAAGCTTTGCGAGATCACCGGCTATGAGGCCTTCTCTCTGCAGCCGAACTCGGGTGCGCAGGGCGAATATGCAGGCCTGCTGACCATCGCGGCCTATCACCGCTCGCGCGGCGAGGATCGTGACATCTGCCTGATCCCGGTCTCGGCCCATGGCACGAACCCGGCCTCGGCGCAGATGTGCGGCATGAAGGTCGTCGTCGTGAAATCGGCGCCGAACGGTGATATCGACCTCGAGGATTTCGCCGACAAGGCGGCCAAGGCGGGCGACAAGCTGGCGGCGGTGATGATCACCTATCCCTCGACCCATGGCGTCTTCGAGGACACCGTGCGCGAGGTCTGCCAGATCACCCATGACCATGGCGGCCAGGTCTATATCGACGGCGCGAACATGAACGCGCTGGTCGGACTGGTCAAACCGGGCGAGATCGGCGGCGACGTGAGCCACCTGAACCTGCACAAGACCTTTGCGATTCCGCATGGCGGCGGCGGTCCCGGCATGGGCCCGATCGGCGTGAAGTCGCATCTCGCGCCCTTCCTGCCCTCGGACCCGCGCACCGGCGATCTGGGGGCGGTCTCGGCGGCGCCCTGGGGTTCGGCCTCGATCCTGCTGATCTCCTGGGCCTATTGCCTGATGATGGGCGGCGAGGGGCTGACGCAGGCGACGCGCGTCGCGATCCTGAACGCGAATTACATCGCGAGCCGCCTCGCCGGGGCCTTCCCGGTGCTGTTCATGGGCAATCGCGGCCGCGTGGCGCATGAATGCATTCTCGACATGCGGCCGTTCCAGGCCCATGGCGTGACCGTGGATGACATCGCCAAGCGCCTGATCGACAACGGCTTCCACGCACCGACCATGAGCTGGCCGGTCGCTGGCACGCTGATGGTCGAGCCGACTGAGTCGGAAACCAAGGCCGAGATCGACCGCCTGATCACCGCCTTCCTCGCGATCCGCGCCGAGATCACCGAGATCGCCGAAGGCCGCATCAGCGCCGAGGCCAGCCCGCTGCGCCATGCGCCCCATACGGTCGAGGACCTGGTGGCCGACTGGGACCGCGAATATTCGCGCGAGCAGGGCTGCTTCCCGCCGGGCGCGTTCCGCGTCGACAAGTACTGGCCGCCGGTCGGCCGCGTCGACAACGCCTATGGCGACCGCAACCTGGTCTGCACCTGCCCGCCGGTCGAGGATTATGCCGAAGCCGCTGAATAAGCGCGCCCATTGAAATCGGGCATCGCGGGATCATCTTTGGGGAAACGCCCCGGAGACCCGCGATGCCCGCCCTCAAACTGACCTGCCTGTCCTGCGGACAGGTGAACCGCCTGCCCGCCGAGCGCCTCGCCGAATCGCCGAAATGCGGCATCTGCGGCGCGGGGCTGATGGCCGCGAAGTCCCAGCCCGTCGATTTCGAGACCCTGCAGAAGGCCGCCCGCAATGACGAGGTGCCTCTGCTCGTCGATTTCTGGGCGCCCTGGTGCGGGCCCTGCCGGGCGATGGCGCTGGAATTCGAGAAGGCCGCGCAGCAGCTTCGGGGTCGCGTGCGGCTGGCCAAGATCGACACGCAGAGCCATCCGCAGGCGAGCCAGCGCTGGAACATCCGAGGCATTCCGGCCTTCATCCTGTTCTGTGGCGGCCGCGAGATCGCGCGCGAGGCCGGTGCCCGCCCCGCCGCCGAGCTGGTCCGATTTGCCGAAGCCGGCGCCCGCTTGCGAGCATCTTGACAATCCTGAAGCCGCAGTTCAATTAACCCGGCAGTGGGGCCGTAGCTCAGTTGGTAGAGCGCATCGTTCGCAATGATGAGGCCAGGGGTTCGATTCCCCTCGGCTCCACCAGGCACCTGTCTTCCGAAATTCAGTGTTTTATGGGGCGCCTGTCGCGCTGGTGTTTCCCACTTGGCGCGGACTCAGCATTTTTTTTTTTTGTAGAATCTCGAAAAGCGCCTTGCGGGTCCAGTCGCTGCACATGGTGGCTCGGATTCAGGGCGAACCGACCTGGCTCTGAGGGCGAGACCTTGCAGACGTAGTCGTATGGCTGCGCATGGCATTCGTCGTGGAAGCGCTGGAGGGTTGGCTTTCTGATCGTGCGGTTCATCCGCTCGACCTGCCTGCCACTCAGTGAAGCCGTCCCGCGGATTGTTTTCTGATCTTCGCTGCTCCGGGGCGGGGTCGCCTTTGTCAGCCGGAAATCTGTGCCGTGTTCACGGCATGCGCGCCCGAAGATGTGCCGTAGGCGCTGGGATCGACTCTTCGATTTGCGAATTGCATGTCATTGTCTGTCGGCACCGTGTGGATCGGATAGGGCACTGCCGCGATCAGATCGCGCAGGAACTGGGCCGAAGCCAGCTTGCCGGTCTCTCGAACAAGGCGAACGAAGGCAAACTTGCTGCTTCTGTCATTGGCGACGAAGAGATGGTGCTTCCCTTCGGCAGTCTGCACCTCGGCGAGATCGACATGGAAGAAGACATGAGGTTCCGATCGCTGTCTTGCTGCTCGGATGGCGTGCGTGGTCGTGGCGCTTCCGTGACGAACTTGTCCCATAGGGCATTCCTCCATCTCAAAGAATGGATCGCGCCATCAAACCGTGGGATCAGACACCTAGCAGGGGACACGCGTCAGAGGCAAAAACTCTGACGAGAAAAGCAGACCTATCTGGGGCTTTTCAGGGATGATTTGGTGGAGCCAAGGGGAGTCGAACCCCTGACCTCTTGAATGCCATTCAAGCGCTCTACCAACTGAGCTATGGCCCCACCGGAGGTCGGGACGGCGGCGCGCGCCATCCTTGCGGGCGTCGTATATTGGCGAGGTGGGCCGGGCGCAAGCGGAAAAAAACCTGCCGGTCGCATCCGCGCGGCAGCCCCGGCTCAGTGGCGGGGCGCCCTGGCCAAGGATCGCTCTTTCTTGATAAAGCTGTTGAGGCAATCAGGTCTCGCGATTACGCTGATTTTGCCCGGCCGGTTCCGGGGCGATCGATGAAAGGGTAGCCGATGATTGCAAGCTCTCGTCGCAGTATTCTGAAATTGGCGGCCATTGCCGGGGTTGCTCCCCTGGTGGGCGGCATGGCGCGTCTCGCCTTTGCGGGCGACCGCCCCTATGCTCCGGCGGAGACCGCTTGGCGCAGGTTCGAAACCCGCACCGTGATCAGCCTGCCGCAGGGCGACAGCCCGGCCCAGGTCTGGCTGCCCGTGCCTTCGCTGACGACCGATTACCAGCGCAGCCTTGAAGACCAGTGGTCGGGAAATGCCACCTCGGCCGAACTCGTCACCGATCCGGCCAGCGGGGCCAGATACCTCCATGCGACTTTCGAGGGCGGCGGCGCGCCCCGACTTGAACTTATCAGCAGCTTCGAGACCCGAAATCGGACCATCGACTGGTCCAGCCCAACCGAGATGCATGAGGACCCCGCGGTGCTTCAGGCGGCGCTGAAACCTTCGAGCTACAAGCCGCTCGACGGCATTGTCGCGGAGACGGCGCAGAAGATCACTGCCGGGGCCGACAGCGATGTCGACAAGGTCCGGGCGATCTATGCCTGGATCGTCTCGCATTGCTACCGCAACATGGACACGCCGGGCTGCGGCCCGGGCGACAATGTGGCCACGCTGACGACGGCTGGGCTGGGCGGGAAATGCGCCGATCTGAACGGGCTCTTTGTCGGGCTTGCACGAGCCTCGGGCGTTCCGGCGCGAGACGTGTTCGGTGTCCGCGTCGCGCCTTCGGCTTTCGGCTACAAGCAGCTTGGGGCCAACAGCCCCACCATTACGGGCGCCCAGCACTGCCGGGCCGAAGTCTGGCTGTCCGGCTTTGGCTGGGTCGCGATGGACCCGGCCGATGTCCTGAAGGTCATGCGCGCCGAATCCGAGAGCTGGATCAAGGACCCCTCGGACCCGCTGGTTGTCCAGGTCAATGCTGCTTTGTTTGGCAATTGGGAGGGGAACTGGGTCGGCTACAATACTGCCGAGGACCTGCATCTCTCTGGCCGCGCCGAAAGCCTCCCCTTCCTGATGTATCCGCAGGCGACCATCGGTGAGCGGCTGATCGATGAACTGGACGCGAAATCCTTCACTTACGAGATGACTGCCAGCGAGGCCTGAGCGCAGCAGTGGGGAATGCGAAGGGGCCGGATTGCCGGCCCTTTGGCTTTTGTATTCTCAGCGGCAAGTGGCAGGGTTGACGCCAATGCCCTGCAGCCCCCAATCGGTGATCTGGACCAGCAATTGCTGGCCCGCGGCATCGAAGGCCGGGATGAGGTCAGAGGTCCGCGTCGTGGGCGATGTAGCGGTCGTGCTGAATTTGCCACGCGCAATGACGCTTGCATCGGATTCGCGGACGAGCTGTGCATCGACCGACAGCCGGATGATCGCGCCCTTGCCGGATACCTCGGCATTGAAATCATTGATTTCGCTGATCAGGGCGTAATCACCGCCCAATCCCAGGGGCGCGCGCCCGACATGCGTAAAGACGTCATAGCTGCCAAAGCCGCGCACCAGAAGATTCTGCAGCGTGATCGGCACGGTGTCGCCCCATTGCGCGTCGGGCAGGTACTGGGTCTGCAAGGTCGAAGGCCGGATCATGATCCGTTCGGTATTCAGCGTGCCGCGGGCCTTGGGTTCCTCTATGACGAGTTCGGTCGTCCGGCCGCGCCCGCATGTTTTCGGGCCCCCCGCCAGAGGCCTGATTTCGAAGACTTCGAGTGACGGCCCGCCGGAAAGGTTGGTGATCGCCGCGCATCCCGGCAGCGCCGTCGTCAGGGCCAGGATGGTCGCGGAAAGCAATCGAGTCATGGCACCCTCAGCGGCGGAATTCGGGCGTGCGCGGCCCGGTGATGATCTGTGACGGGTTGCGGCGCAGCGCGTCGACGAGCTGGTTCACGCTTTGCACAAGCGTCCGCAGGTCGCGCGCCATCATCGTGAATTGCGGCAGGCCGTCACGAGTGAAAGCCTGCACCGGCGCGCGCGCGCTGTCCAGCATGGCGCGCATGCTTTCAAAGGCGCTGTCGGCGCTTTCGGCCGCGTCGCGCATCCGCGCCGTGATCTGGGGAACATCCTCGGTCACGCTGCCGATCGCTTCGTTGAACCTTGCCAGGGTAGCGCGCAGATCGGCGGCAACCGGGCCTACTTCGCTGTTGATCATCTTGTCAGCACCGTCAAAGGCCCGCTCGGCCGAGGCGAGCGTGCGGCCTCCGACATCCAGTGCGGTGTCGAGCCTGTCCATGCTGCTGCCGGCGCGCTCTGTCAGCTGGCTCAGGTCCGACTGGACCTGCCTGGCCGTCTGGTCGAGGCTTTGCGTCAGGCCACGAAGATCGCCCGAGACATATTCACGGACCTCGTCCAGGGCAGAAGTGCCTGCCTGCAGGGCCGCGTCGGCTTGAGTGGCCGTTTCGGCGAACTTGGTCAGGGCCCTGTCCGCATTGGCGAGCGTCGCCTCGGCCGCCGTGCCGATGCCCTGAAGGTCGCTGCCGAAAGTCGAGATATCGGTCGCGGCGGACGAAATGGCCTCGGTCGCGCGGGTCACGTCGGAAATCGCCTTGTCGAGATTGGCGCTTGAGCGTTCGACATTGTCGAGGATACGGACCACGCGCTGCTGGTTTTCTTCGCCCAGAAGTCGGCTCATCTGCTCGGCGACCTGGTTCAGCCGCGAAATCATCTCGGGCCCCTGATCGCTAAGCGTCTGCAGCGCCGATCGGTTGGCGGCGATCACGGGGATGCCCTCGGTGTTCACGCTGCGCAGCAAGGGCGCGACCGTGCTGCCCGAGGTGATTGCAAGGTTGTAGACGCCGGTGACGCCCTGGATCTCGATCGAGGCGCGGGAATCCGTGCGAATGGGCGTGTTCTCGTCGACTTCTATGCGAACCCGGACGGCCCCGTTCGGCCCGTCTGACAATTCCATGTCGACGACCGTGCCCACGATCAGACCGGCATAGGTCACCTGCGAGGTCACGCCAAGGCCGGACACCTCGGGAAAGAAGACGTCGTAATATGCGAATTGCCGGTCCAGCTCGATCTTGGCGAACCACATCAGGAAGGCCAGAAGTCCGAGAAACCCGGCAAGGGTGAAGGCGCCGATCAGGACGAAATTTGCCTTGGTCTCCATCCTCTCACTCTTTCAGGGCTGTTGCGGCCCGCGCGCGGGGCCCGTGGAAATATTCATGGACCCAAGGGTCGTCGACATCCAGCATCTGGGCCATCGTTCCCGTGGTCAGGACCCTGCCGCGGGCCAGAACCGCGACCCTGTCGCAACAGGCGTGCAGCGTGTCGAGGTCATGCGTGACCAGGAAGACCGAAAGATTCAGCGCATCGCGCAGTCCGACGATCAGGCGGTCGAAGGCCGAAGCTCCGATCGGGTCCAATCCCGCCGTCGGCTCGTCAAGGAACACGATTTCCGGGTCGAGCGCCAGGGCCCTTGCAAGCCCGGCGCGCTTCTTCATGCCCCCCGACAGGTCGGAAGGGTATTTCCCGTTGGCGCTCCATGGCAAGCCCGCCATCGACACTTTCAGTTCGGCCAGGCTCTGGCGTTGCGCCGGGGTGAGGCCGGGCACCGAGCGCAAGGGAACTTCGACATTCTCGCGTACGGTCAGGGCCGAAAACAGCGCCCCGTCCTGGAACATCACGCCCCAGCGTCGTTCCAGCGCCTCACGTGCGAGGGGTGCGAGTTGGCTGACATCCTGTCCCAGCACCCGAACCGTCCCGGCGGCTGGGCTGTTCAGCCCCACGATCGTGCGAAGCAGGACGGATTTCCCCGTGCCCGATCCCCCGACAACACCCAGGATCTCGCCTCGGCGCAGGTCGATGTCCAGTCCGTCATGGACGACATGGCTGCCAAACTGGGTGCGCAAACCGCGGACTTCAATGACGTTCTCGGTCACAATCCCACCTCGGCGAAGAAGACCGAAAAGAGCGCATCGATCACGATCACGGCAAAGATCGCGTTCACCACTGCGGTCGAAGTCTGCGCGCCAAGGGATTCCGCGTCCTTGCCGACTTTCATGCCGGCATGGCAGCCGATGACGCCGATGATCAGCGCGAAGACCGGCGCCTTGGTCAGGCCGACAAAGACGTGCTCGACGCTGGTATCCAAAAGCAGCCGGTAGCGGAACATCGAGGGCGATATACCCAGTTCGATCCAGGACATGACGGCCCCGCCGATCAGGCCGGACAGGTTGGCGATCAGGCCGAGGATCGGCAGCGTGACGATCAGCGCCAGCACACGGGGCAGGATCAGCACCATGTCAGGATCAAGGCCCAGAGTGCGCATGGCGTCGATTTCTTCGCGCATCTTCATCGAGCCTATCGAGGCGGTCAGGGCAGATGCGGTTCGCCCGGCCACGATGATCGCGGTCAGCAGGATGCCAAGTTCGCGCAGGATCGAGATCGCGATCAGGTCGATGACATAGATTTCGGCACCGAACTGGCTGAGCTGGGCCGCGCCCTGAAAGGCCAGCACGACACCGATCAGAAAGGACATCAGGGCCACGATGGGTACGGCCCTGAGCCCGGTTTCCTGACAGTGATGCACGAAGGAGGTCAGACGGAAATCGGATGGGTGCCGGATCGCGCGGCCAAGTGCTGCGAGGAACCGGCCCAGATACTCGGCAATCTCGCGCAGGAAGACCAGCGCGCGAATGACAGTGCGGCCAAGGGATTCCAGAAGCGCCCTGAACCCTTCCGCGCCCCGCCCCGTGTTTTCCCGCTGCGGAATGCTTGCGGCAACAGTCTCGACCAGCTTGGTCTGACTGTCGGACAGGCCCAGGATCTGCGCACCACCGTCGCGGCGCCCAGCCAGGAAGAGCGCCGCTGCAGTATCAAGCCGGGTCAGTCCGGACAGTTCGATACGCGTCGCGCTTGCGGCTTCGGCGGGCAGGTAGGGCAGGGTCCAGACAGTGAACTCTCCGCTCAGCCGCAACCCTTCGTCGCCGCTTGCGACGGTCAGCACATGCTCACTGGAGTGATCGTTCATCACCATACCCGCCGCGACGGTCCAAGCGCCAATTCATTGGGCGATTGTTCGGTATTGTCAAACAACTGTGCCATGGAAGCTAGCCGGTGCGGCCCTGCGACAAGCCACGCATCATGCGCACCGGCTCGGTCCTGGCAAGCCGAAGGACATGGGCCATATAGGGCTGCCCAAGGTCATCCTCGCGCACGGCGGCATAGAGCCTGCGCAGCATGCCTTGCTGTCCCAGCGGCAGAAGCGCAAGTTCGGGATCGCCCGCATGCGCCCGCAACACCCAGTCCGGCATGACGGCAACGCCCCGTCCCGAAGCAATGAGCATCAACGCGACGGCCGTCTGCTCGACCTGGCGGTGATGGGCCGGCTCGATCCCTGCCGGATCGAGAAATTGCGAATAGACATCGAGCCGGGCGCGATCCATCGGGTAGGTGATCAGCGTCTCGCCGGACAGATCCGCCGGTTCGGCATAGCCCTTGGCGACCAGCGGATGGTTCGCCGGCACGACCATCGTGGGAGCGTAGTCGAAGAGCGGCTGATACACCACGCCGGCCATCGTTTCGGGGTCGGACGAAATGACAAGATCGACCTGGCCGCGCACAAGGGCCGGCAGGGCCTTGAGTGCCAGGCTGGACCGGATGTCCAGATCCACCTCGGGCCAGGCGCGGCGGAAAAGGTCCAGCACCGGCAACAACCAGTCGAAGCAATGATGGCATTCCATCGCGACGTGCAGGCGGCCCGCCCGGCCCAGTTCGACCGCGCGGAATTCGGCCTCGGCCGAGTCGATCAGCGGCAGAACCTGTTCGGCGGTTCTCAAAAGGCGCATTCCTGCGGCGGAAAGCCTCAACGGCTTTGTCTTGCGCAGGAAAAGCTCGACCCCCGCCTGGTCCTCCAGCGCCTTGATCTGGTGGGAAAGTGCTGATTGAGTCAGATTGAGAACCTCTGCCGCACGGGCAAGCCCGCCTTGTTCATGAATGGCGCGCAGGCTGCGCAAGTGTCGGAGTTCGAGGTGCATCTTGAATGGATCTCATCACGATCTTGAAGATTATGAATTTGTCTCACGTCGCGCTGCATGTCACAAGTCCCGCCAGGAAAGGACCCCACCATGATCACGCCCGCCGTCAGCTTCGAATTCTTCCCGCCCCGGAACCTGGACCAGTCGTTCCGCCTGTGGGATACCGCCCGCGCGCTTGCGCCCTTGGGGCCGGATTTCGTCTCGGTGACCTATGGCGCGGGTGGCACGACCCGCCAGCTTACCCATGAGGCGGTGACGGCCCTGGCCAGCCATTACGGTCTGAATGTCGCCGCGCACCTGACCTGTGTCGACGCCACGCGCGAAGATACCATGCAGATCGTCGCGGATTACGCGGCAGCCGGTGTGCACGAGATCGTCGCCCTGCGCGGTGACGCGCCCCAGGGACAGGATCGCTTCACCGCCCATCCCGATGGCTTCGCGAACTCCGTTGATCTGATCGAGGCGATTGCTGCGCGCGGTGACATGACCGTTCGCTGCGGCGCCTATCCCGAGCCGCACCCGGAAAGCCCCGATACCTCCGCCGATGTGGCCTGGCTCAAGCGCAAGTCGGATGCGGGCGCGACAAGCGCCATCACGCAATTCTTCTTTGACGCGGACACATTCTTCCGCTTCCGCGATCAGTGCCACAAGGCCGGGGTCACGGCCGAAATCATTCCGGGCATCCTGCCG
This window encodes:
- the metF gene encoding methylenetetrahydrofolate reductase [NAD(P)H], with amino-acid sequence MITPAVSFEFFPPRNLDQSFRLWDTARALAPLGPDFVSVTYGAGGTTRQLTHEAVTALASHYGLNVAAHLTCVDATREDTMQIVADYAAAGVHEIVALRGDAPQGQDRFTAHPDGFANSVDLIEAIAARGDMTVRCGAYPEPHPESPDTSADVAWLKRKSDAGATSAITQFFFDADTFFRFRDQCHKAGVTAEIIPGILPIQSWAGARRFAERCGTSVPAWAEEAFANAGKEGEARLALDVCVKLCEQLVAGGVDKLHFYTLNKPELVLKVCGALGVTPKGEIPNAA